The genomic region AAGGCCAGCGTGGAGCCGATCGCCCAGCGCGGCGTCGTCGGCCGGGCCGTCCTCCTCGACATGGCCCGCTTCCGCGGCAAGGAGAACCTCGACAAGGCCGAGACCTACACCCACGAGGACCTCATGGCGTGCGCGGAGGCGCAGGGCACCCCCATCCAGAAGCGCGACATCCTGATCATCCGGACGAACTTCCTGCGGTTGTTCTTCGAACAGGGTGATGCCTTCTACGAAGGGTTCAACGAGCCGGGCCTGGTCTACAGCCCCGAGCTCGTCCAGTGGTTCCAGAACATGGAGATCCCGAACCTGGTCACCGACACCATCGCCAACGAGGTCACCTTCGACCCGAACAACGGCGTCGCCCTCGTGCTGCACAACGCCCTGATGCGCAATCTGGGCGTCACGCTGACCGAGATCACCGATCTGGAGGAGCTCGCTGCCGACTGCGCCGAGGACGGCCGGTACGCATTCCTCTACGTCGCGGCGCCGCTGAAGGTCTCGAAGGCCAGCGGCTCGCCGGTCAACCCCGTCGTCATCAAGTAGCCGCACCCATGAGCGCCTACGACGAGCGTCCGTGGCTGGCCCTCTACGGCGACCAGCCCGCCGACTACGACATCGAGTTCGACGACGCCCTGAGCATGTTCCGGGCCGGCGTGGCGAAGGACCCCTCCGCCGTCGCGCTGCGGTACTTCGACGGCGTCCTCACCCGCCAGGAGCTCGACGAGCTCAGCGACGGGCTGGCCGCCGGCCTGCTCGCCAACGGGTTCGCGCCCG from Blastococcus colisei harbors:
- a CDS encoding cyclase family protein — its product is MTDSPATAPALGELLKDAPTNWGKWGPDDEIGALNYLGPEQVLAAVQLVSAGKVFTLQRLIGDPKGDPVWPGRTPAERTQILDESDWDEGGKGAAYPGGLHYADDKINAFLQGSTQYDGLGHVWYDGQIWNGYDARTTVGGLDKASVEPIAQRGVVGRAVLLDMARFRGKENLDKAETYTHEDLMACAEAQGTPIQKRDILIIRTNFLRLFFEQGDAFYEGFNEPGLVYSPELVQWFQNMEIPNLVTDTIANEVTFDPNNGVALVLHNALMRNLGVTLTEITDLEELAADCAEDGRYAFLYVAAPLKVSKASGSPVNPVVIK